A single window of Nocardia higoensis DNA harbors:
- a CDS encoding cobalamin biosynthesis protein translates to MRSPSNSHESPRRRRVSREPVVVGIGFRPGTGAGPILAAVRAVLADSDCCGLATLDRRGDEPGLVYAAGELRVPVLTFSSAELAAIAVPHPSERVDAATGTASVAEAAAVLAARGGALVREKTVYDGVTVAVARLPR, encoded by the coding sequence ATGCGTAGTCCGTCGAATTCGCACGAGTCACCGAGGCGTCGGCGTGTTTCCCGGGAACCGGTTGTCGTCGGGATCGGATTCCGACCAGGGACCGGTGCGGGCCCGATCCTGGCGGCGGTGCGGGCGGTCCTCGCCGACTCGGACTGCTGCGGCCTGGCGACACTGGACCGGCGTGGGGACGAACCGGGATTGGTGTACGCGGCCGGGGAACTGCGGGTTCCGGTGCTCACATTCTCCTCGGCCGAGTTGGCCGCGATCGCCGTTCCGCATCCGTCCGAGCGGGTCGACGCCGCGACCGGAACGGCGAGCGTGGCCGAAGCCGCCGCTGTTCTGGCGGCCCGAGGAGGGGCCCTGGTGCGGGAGAAGACCGTCTACGACGGAGTCACCGTGGCCGTCGCCCGGTTACCGCGGTAG